The region GATCCACGGCGGAATATCACGAACCGGGACCGGCGGCGGGTACGGCGGTTTATCATGGTGAACGGCATCATCTTCGAAATCATCACGCCGCCCCAGTCCTGGCTGGAGGGCAAGGTCCGGGGCTGGGCCTCCCGGGTCGCCCGGATTCTGGAGGCCAACTCCATCACCCGGTTGAACATCCCAGAGGTGGTGAGCGAAACCCGGGACGGCAGCCGGGCGGTTAGCTTCCTGAAGAAGATGGACCAGGTGCGCTTCGGCGAGATGGTGCGGGAGGTCTCGCCGGGGGTGGCTCTCGTCCCGAACAAAATCTGCGTCCGCGTCCCGCCGGAGAAATTCCGCGACTGGGTCGGGGAGGTCCACGCCGGGGGCGTCCGCGACCTGATCCTGGTGGGCGGCGAGTCACACCGGATCGAGTACCCGGGCTGGTCGGTTCCGGAGGCGGCGGCCTTCGTCCGGGAGAATTACCCCGACGTGCGGCTGGGCGGCATCACCATCTTCACCCGGCCCCGCGAGGCGGACCGCATCGTCGCCAAGATAAAGGCGGGGATTGATTTTTTCTGCTCCCAAATCGTCTTCGAGACGGCCAACATGAAGCAGGTGCTCGCCCAGCTCGACCGCCGGTGCAGGGAAGAGGGACTCCATTTCCCCGACGTTTACGTCTCCCTCACCCCGGCCTCGCGCATCCGGGACATCGAGTTCATGACCTGGCTGGGGGTGGAGTTCCCCTCGGCGGTGCTGGGCTATCTGGTGGAGGAGGAGGAGCGCATCGAGGAGCGCACCTTCGAGGTGGTCGAGCGGGTGATCGGTGAGGTCTTCGATTTCACGGTCGGGGACCTGCAAGATACGGGGATAAAGCTGGGGTTCAACGTCGAGCACGTGATGTATTCGAACCTGGAGCTCTCCGAGAGGATTCTGGGCCGTATTCTGGGGAGACTGGGCTGACATGGACGTTCTCCTGCCGGGTATCGTGCCGCGTTCGGAGGGGCTGGTCCGCGCCACGCGGGATTTCGAGCGGGGGCGGATCGAACGCCGGGATCTCGAGGAGGCGAGGCGGGCCGACGCCCTGAACCTCAGGCGCCTGCAGGAGGGGCTGCCCTACCTCTCCCCCGGTCTGTTCACCTGGGGTGACCTCCTGCGCCCCTTCGCGGAAATAATCCCCGGCTGTACGGCGGGCGGCCTGGCGCGGTTCTTCGAGACCAACACCTTCTGGCGCACCCTCGATCTCCCCCCGGACGCCGCGGTGGACGGGGTACGCCTGGACGACTGGGTCGAGAAGTACTTCCTGGCCGACGGTCTTTTTAAAAAAGAGGAGGGGCTGGTCTTCACGCTTCCCTTCCCCTTCGTTTTCCGCGACTTCTCACGGGGCTGTACACCGGAGCGGATAGCGGAGCTTTTAATCCGGGCGGCGGAACCCCTTCTAAGGCTGCCGAACAAGGTCCTCTGCCTCTTCGAGCCCGGCTTCGGCTACCGGAATTTCTCAGGCGACGACCGCCGCGTCGGCGTGGAATTCATCGCCGGGCTCAAGGCCCTTTCCCCGACGCCCGTTTACCTGGTGAGCGCCTTCTTCCCCCTGGGCGATGATTTGGAATATTTCTTCGGTCTGCCGGCGGACGGCTTCGGGGTGGACCTCTACGCCAACCCGCTCGACGACGTCCTCGATCGCCTCCCGGAGGGCAAGGCCCTGCTGGCGGGGGTGCTCGCCACCGGCTCGACGCTCGTCGAATCCCCCGGCGTGTTGCGGGGCGTCCTGGAACGCCTGCGCGGCGGGCTGCGGTCGGAGAATATCTACCTGACGCCCAACGGGCCGGCGGAGCTCCTCCCCCGGGCCGTGCTGGAAGCCAAGGTCGCGAATCTTCGGGAGCTACTGTGAGGCCGCTTCTCACGCACGAAATCGGCTCCATGGCCAAGCCCCCCTGGCGGGTCAAGCCCTTCCGCGGAAAACCCCTGGACGAGGGCGACCTCAAGCACGCCTGGGAGTGGGGCGGGCGTCTGGGCGTCGAGGGACAAGACGAGCTTCTGGAGCTCCTGGCCAAGCGGGACGGCTTCACCGCCGAGGAGAAGGACCGCATCGTCCGGTTCTCCTCCCTCTACGGTGTCCGCCTCCAGGAGCGGGCGGGGCTGGATCTGGTATGGGACGGCGAACAGCATCGGGTGGAGATGTACGAGTACCCGATCCGCCGGATGGGTGGCTTCGCCTTCCGGGGCCACGTGCGCAGCTTCGACGACAAGTACTACCGCAAGGCTTCCTGCGTCGCCCGGCCCACGCTCGAGGGGCCCTATCACACCGACGAGTACCGGACCATCGCCTCCATAGCCCGGCGGGAGATCAAGATTCCGGTTACCGGCGCCTACACCCTGGTGGACTGGTCCTTCGACGAGCACTACCAGGGGGGCGTCGCCCCCGGCGCCCGGGACGTGGGCCGGACCCGGAAGGAGGCGCGGAGGCGGTTCCTCCACGACGTGGCCGTGGACATCGTCCATCCCAACCTGCGCTCCCTCCACGAGGCGGGCGCCCGGTTCCTGCAGATTGATGAGCCCGCCGCCACCACCAAGCGCGACGAGATACCGGAGTTCATCGAGGCCACGCGCAAGAGCGTCGGCGACCTGGCGGGGAAGGCTTTCTTCACCGTCCACATCTGCTTCTCGAACTACGACCTCCTCTTCCCCCGGCTCATCGAGCTCGAGGGGGTGCTAGACGAGGTCCACCTGGAGTACGCCAACCGCGACTCCCGGGAGCCCGGCGTCTCGAAGGACAAACGGGTGGGGTACGGCATCCTTGACTCCCTCAGGGACACCGCCTTCGTCGTGGGGCTGGGCGTGCTGGACGTGCACACCGATTTCGTCGAGCCGCCGGAGCTGGTGCGCGACCGCATCCTCTTTGCCTGCGAGGTCATCGGGGACCCGGGGCGCGTCTTCGTGGCGCCGGATTGCGGCCTGCGCACACGCACCTGGGAGGTGACCTTCGCCAAACTCGCGAGCATGGTGGCGGGGCGGGACCTGGCGGCGGAGAAGCTCGGCTTGTAACCTTGTCTTGCTCCGCGGCGGTGCAGCCGTAAAAATTTTCTTCTTCCCTTTCCACCCCGACCCATGCGCGGGGTGGTATTGTGTAACTAATTGTATAATCTAGTATTGCCCCTTTTAATTCGCCTTCCTCCAAACCCCACCCTTCCCCTTGACAGTAACGACCTTGTACCGTATCCTGTCGTGTGCGTTTGGTTGAGGTATCATCCGACGTTCAGCCACACCCCCGCGTCGCCTCAATCGAGCGTTCCTCGATATCAACCCCTTTTTGAAGCTCGAATAGACATGATGAGACGGTCTTCACGTGCAAACACCGGGAGGATGAGATGAGCTGGCATATCCAGGAAAAAAAGAGCGTCTGGCGGGAGCCGACCGGCAAAAAGATACTCATTGACGACAGAGCCGAGCCGGAACTTTTCCGTGAGGCGTTCCCCTACACAGCCCCCCCCATGATTCCCTTCGATGGCAAAATCGTGCCGATGGACCCCCCCGACGAAATTTTCATCACCAGCACCACCTTCCGCGACGGCCAGCAGGCCAGGCCGCCCTACTCGGTCAAGCAGACCGTTGACCTCTTCAAGCTCGAGCACAAGCTCGCGGGCCCGAAGGGCATCCTGCGCAAATCCGAGTTCTTCCTCTACACGGATAAAGACCGGGAGGCGGTGCGGCAGTGTCTGGAGCTGGGGTACGCCTACCCCAAGGTAACGGCCTGGATCCGCGCGAACATCAACGACTTCCATCTGCTCAAGGGCATGGGCCTCAAGGAGACCGGCGTTCTCACCTCCATCTCCGACTACCACATCTACCGCAAATTCAAGAAGACACGCCAGCAGGCCGTGGACGGTTTCCTCAAGGTGGTGGACGCGGCGCTCGCCGAGGGCATCGAAATCCGCTGCCACTTCGAGGACGTCACCCGCGCCGACTACTACGGGTGCGTCATCCCCTTCGCCCAGATATTGATGGAACGCTCCAAAGAGGCCAAGATACCCATCACCATCCGCCTGTGCGACACGATGGGCTACGGTGTCCCCTATGCCGGTGCCGCGCTGCCGCGCAGCGTGCCCAAGCTGGTCTACGGCCTGCACCACGAGGCCGGGGTGCCCAAATCCCAGATCGAGTGGCACGGCCACAACGACTTCTATAAGGTGCTCATCAACGCCAGCACGGCATGGCTCTACGGCTGCATGTACGCCAACGGAACCCTCCTGGGCTACGGCGAGCGCACCGGCAACACACCCATCGAGGGCCTGGTCTTCGAGTACGCCGGCCTGCGGGGGACCCTGGACGGGATGGACACCGTGGCCATCCACGACATCACCGACTACTACCAGATGAACTTCCCCCACCAGAAGATACCTTCGAACATGCCCTTCGTGGGGGCGAGCTTCAACACGACGCGAGCCGGCATCCACGCCGACGGGCTCACCAAGGACGAGGAAATCTACAACATCTTCGACACCACCAAGATTCTGAACCGCCCGCCCGGAATCGCCATCACCGACAAGTCCGGCCTCGCCGGCATCGCCTACTGGATCCAGACCTTCCTCTCCGGGGCCAAGGGGGTCGACAAAATCGACAAGAACGACGGGCGGGTCGCGCGCGTCGCCGCCTGGGTCGAGAAGCAGTACGAGGAGGGTCGCACCACGGCCATCTCCCAGCAGGAGATGATCGAGGTCGTGGCCGTGGAGTTCCCCACGATGAAGGACGAGGTGGACAAGCTGCGTCGCACCGGCTTCTTCGTCCAGGACACCCAATAGTAGAAATTTAGGCAAGGGGTTTTGCCAGGGGCATAGCTCGCTTCGCTCGGTTAAACCCCTTGTCTCAGTCATCGTAGGAGCTATGGGACTCTCACTCGCCGAGAAAATCATCTCCGCCCACTCGGGCGGACCGGCCGCACCGGGCGAGCTCGTCATCGCCGACGTGGACGCCGCCCTGGTTCAGGACGGCACCGGCCCCCTGTCGGTGCGGGAGCTGGAGAAGGCCGGGAAAGTCCAGGCCGCCCACCCCGAACGGACGGTCATCTTCCTGGACCACGCCTCGCCCAGCCCGCGCAAGGAGCTCTCCAACGCCCACACCATCCTGCGGGACTTCGCCGCCAAGACCGGCGTGATCGTCTCCGAGATCGGCGAGGGCGTCTGTCACCAGCGCATGGTCGAGGACTACATCCGCCCCGGCGACCTCCTCGTCGGGGCGGATTCCCACACCGTCACCTCGGGCGCCCTGGGGGCCTTCGCCACCGGCATGGGCTCCACCGACGTGGCCTTCGCCATCGCGCTGGGGAAGGTCTGGCTGCGCGTGCCGGAGAGCTTCAAGATAGAGCTCACCGGCACCTTCCCCCCCGGGGTGTACGCCAAGGACCTGATGCTCTCCATCATCGGGCACATCGGCGCCGACGGGGCGACCTACAAGTCCCTCGACTTCACCGGGCCCGGGGCGTCGGGGCTCACCATGTCCGAGCGTTTCACCCTGGCCAACATGGCGGTGGAGGCCGGGGCCAAGGCCGGCATCTTCGCCGCCGACGAAAAGACTCGGGAGTTCCTGGCCGAGATGGGCCGGCCGGGGGATTTTTCCCCCATCGCCCCCGACCCCGACGCGGTGTACGAGAAGACCTTCGCCTTCGATCTGGGAAAGATCGAGCCCACCGTGAGCTTCCCCCACACCGTGGACAACACGCGGCCCGTGGGCGAGGCCGGGGGGATAAAAATCCACCAGGCCTTCATCGGCACCTGCACCAACGGCCGCCTGGACGACCTGCGCATCGCCGCCGGAATCGTCAAGGGCAAAAAGGCCGCGGCCGGGGTTCGTTTCCTGATCTGCCCCGCCTCGCGGAAGGTGTACCGGGCCGCCCTGGTCGAGGGCCTTTTGGAAACCTTCGTGGACTCGGGCGCGACGGTGCTGCCCCCGGGCTGCGGGCCCTGCGTGGGCATCCACCAGGGTGTGCTGGGCGACGGCGAGGTTTGCATCGCCACCCAGAACCGCAACTTCCACGGCCGCATGGGCAACCCCGAGGGGTTCATCTACCTCGCCTCCCCGGCGACGGTGGCAGCCTCGGCGCTCGCCGGGGAAATCACCGACCCGCGCCGGATTTAAGACCAGGACCGGCGGTCAAGGAGGATCGCACGTGGACGTACTGAAGGGCCGGGCGTTCAAGTTCGGCGACGACATCTCCACCGACCACATCGCCCCGGGGCGCTACTTCCACCTCCGCAACGACCTGCCGAAGCTGGCCGAGCACACCCTGGAGGACGCCGACCCCACCTTCGCCTCCCGGGTGAAGCCGGGGGACTTCGTGGTGGGCGGCCGTAACTTCGGCCTGGGCTCCTCCCGCGAGCACGCCCCCCGCGTGATAAAGGTGTGCGGCGTTTCGGCGGTTTTAGCGAAATCCTTCGCCCGCATCTTCTACCGCAACTCGTTCAACGTGGGGCTGCCAGCCCTGGTGTGTGACACCGACGGTATCGAGGATGGGGACGAGCTCGAGGTGAACCTCGGCTCGGGCGTCATCCGGGACCTGACCAAGGGCTCCGAGCTCCGCTTCACCCCGATCCCGGACTCCATGCGTGCTCTGTTGGCCGACGGCGGTCTCACCGAGCACATCATCAAGCACGGAACCTTTAAACTGTAAGGAGAGTATGAGTCCCGAGAAGATCACCGTGAGGGACGGGAGGCTGGAGATTCCCGACCAGCCCGTAATCCCCTTCATCGAGGGTGACGGCATCGGCCCCGACATCACGCGGGCCTCGATGCACGTGTGGAACGCGGCCGTGGAGAAGCTCTACGGCGGCCGCCGGAAAATCCACTGGAAGGAAATCTACGCCGGCGACAAGGCCTTCGAGAAGACCGGCTCCTACCTCCCCGACGAGACCATCGAGGACATCGCCGAGTACGTGGTCGCCATCAAGGGGCCGCTGACCACCCCGGTGGGCGGCGGCTTCCGCAGCCTGAACGTCAGCCTCCGGCAGATTCTCGACCTCTACGCCTGCGTCCGGCCGGTCAAGTATTACCGCGGTGTCCCCTCGCCCATGCGCGAGCCCGAGAAGCTCGACGTGGTCATCTACCGAGAGAATACCGAGGACGTTTACGCCGGCATCGAGTGGGAGGAGGGGACCCCGGAGGCCAAGAAGCTCATCGCTTTCATCGGGGACGAACTGGGGAAGAAAATCCGCCCCGACTCCGGCATCGGCATCAAGCCCATCTCGATCACCGGCTCCAAGCGTCTCGCGCGCAAGGCGATAAAACATGCCGTGGACCACGAGCTGGCCTCCGTCACCTTCGTGCACAAGGGCAACATCATGAAGTACACGGAGGGCGCCTTCAAGCTCTGGGGCTACGAGCTGGCGCTGGACGAGTTCCGCGACGAGGTCATCACCGAGGTGGAGCTCTGGGACCAGGTGATGGCCGAGGACGGCGTGACCCCGACAATTAAGGATGGCGCCTTCGCCGGTCTGCGCGGCGGCAAGCCGGCCGGCGACCCCGGCGGGCGCGTGGTGGTCAAGGACCGAATCGCCGACCAGATGTTCCAGCAGGTGCTCCTGCGTCCCGACGAGTACGACGTCCTGGCGACGCCCAACCTCAACGGGGACTACCTCTCCGACGCGTGCGCGGCCCAGGTCGGCGGCCTGGGCATAGCCCCCGGCGCCAACATCGGCGATTACGTCGCCCTCTTCGAGGCCACCCACGGCACCGCCCCCAAGTACCGCGGTCTGGACAAGGTCAACCCCAGCTCGCTCCTTTTATCCGGGGTGATGCTCCTGGAGTACCTGGGTTGGAACGAGGCCGCCGAGGCCATCAAGACCGCCCTCGAGAAGACCATCCTCGACCGCGTCGTGACTTACGACCTCGCCCGGCAGTTGGACGGCGTCCGGCCGGTCAAGGCCAGCGAATTCGCCAAGGCCATCGCGGCCAACCTCCCCTAGGGGGACCGATGAACTGTTCATGCTGCGGCCGGGAATCAGCGGAGGACTTCAGATTCTGTCCTTACTGCGGCGTGATTCTGGGGGCCGATGACAGCGAGTGCTACCGCCGGGAGGGAGCCCGCCTGCGCTCTCGGGGCAAGATTGTCGACGCCATCAATGCCTACGAGAAGGCGGCGAAGCTCGTCAAGGACGACCCTTCCTTATACAAGAACCTCGGCGACCTGTACTACCTGCACGGGGAGCCGGACAGGGCCATCGTGACGCTCAAGCACTCCCTGGATCTCCTCGAGAACCAGAGCTTCACCTGGTACGCCCTCGGCATCGCGTACTACCGGAGCGGTTACGTCGGCAAGGCCGTGGAGGCCCTGAAGCGCTGCCTCGACTGTGACCCCGACTTCGCCATGGCCTATTACTGGCTGGGAATCGCCTGCTACCACATGGGCGATCTGCCCCGGGCCAAGGAGTACAACGAGAAGCTCATCAAGCTCCACCCCGAGTCGCGCATCGCCAACTACCACCTCGGGATCGTCTGCAACGCCCTTGGGGAGTACGCCAAGGCCATCGAGAATTTCCGGGAGGTCGAGGAGCGCAACCCCAATGACCCGGCGCTCATGTACCACATGGGCTACGCCTACAGCTGCCTCTACCAGATGCCCAAGGCCCTGGAGAAGCTCCGCCGCGCCCTGGAGATAAACCCCAACCACCGCCAGGCGAAGATTCTCCTCGACAACTACCTGGAGTCAGGCGAGCCTTGAGTCGCGGTTTTTAACGAGGGCGGCCCCTTCGGGGGCCTCTCTTTATCCAAATGTAGGGCGGGGCTTCTACGCCCCGCCGCAAGCGAGCTGAAAGAGATAACGCCCCTGGTTAAATGAGTTATCATTCCTTCATCTGAGTCGCACTTCAACGGGAGACGCGAATGGAAAACGATGCGAAGCGAGTTACGCCCCGGCAGATCACCGAGGCCCTGATGCGCGAGCTCGCCCTCCTCGCCGAGGGCGACCGCACCGTCCTGTCCGTTTACCTGGACCTCTCGCAGGGGTGGGACAGGGCGACCGGGTTCGTCGCGCGGGAATCCTCCCGCCTTGAGCGCCTGGTGTCCGGCGAGGAGCGGGAGTACCTGGAGGCGTCGGTCTCCTTTCTGGCCGATTTTCTAAAAAGAAAGAAGATGCACGGTTTCGCCGGTCCCGGTCTGGCCTTCTTCGCCGACCTGGGCGCCGACTACGTCCGGGGCGTGGAGCTGCCCGCTCCCCCGGAGCCGCTACTGGCCGTGGACTCGGGGGCCGTCCTCTTTCCGCTGGCGGTCCAGCTCGACGAGTACGAGCCGGTGGGGGTTATTCTGGTGGACGCCTCCGGGGCGCGGATTCTCGTCACCGCCGGTGAGACGGCCGAGGCGGAGGATTCCCTGCGCGAGAAAATCCACCACCGGTCCAAGGTGGGCGGCTGGTCGCAGATGCGCTACCAGCGCCGCCGCGAGAAGCAGGTGAAGCACCTGGCCAAGGAGCTGGCCGACCGGGCCGAAGAAATCTTCCGCGAGGAGGGGATCAACCGCGTCGTCCTGGCCGGCCACGCGCGGATGATCGCCGCCCTGAAGGAGGAGCTTCCCCCGTCGCTCGTGGAGAAGGTCATCGGCGAAATTCCCTGGAACCTGAAGGAGGGGGACTCCGAGCTGTTGGAGAAGATGGAGCCCCTGGTGGAGGCGGTGGAGAGGGAGCAGGAGAAGAGCCTCCTCGAGCACCTGACGGCCGGGCTGCGGCGCGGCGGCCTGGCCGTCGCCGGTGTTGAAGATGCGGAACTGGCCCTGCAGATGGGCGCGGTGGACGTGCTTTTAATCGGTGACGGTATCGCCGCCGACGCGCGGGAGCGCCTGACCGACCTCGCCGAATCCACCGACGCCCACGTGGAGTACGTGCCCGGGAAGAGTGAAACCCTCGACGGCCTGGACGGCGTCGGGGCGCTCCTGCGGTTCAAGGTCCGGCGCTGACGGGTGGAGGACCGCTCGAATGCCCGACGTAGGGCGGCCCCTCTGCGGGCCGCCGCGGTGGGTGATAAAATCCTCACCCTACATTTGGGCTACCCGCATTTTCACTCCTCCCGATTTCTCATCTGTCTGCCGACGTAGTAAGGGATTCACCCTCCGCCGTAGACGGACCCGCCGTGGAATCAGAAGGGCGGTAATATCGTGGCTCAACTCGAAATCAGGGAGATGGACCCCTCCACCGAATACTTCGTGGGCACCTGCTCTCACGTGGGGGAGAGCGCCGAGATAGACGCCTGCGGACGGCGGCGTCTGGGCTGGCTCAATGAAATGCGCGAAAGGGGCCTCCGGGTGCACGTCGCCCTCCTGGACTCAGGCCCGGTGGGCTTCATCTACTCGATGCCGATCGAGGTCAGCCCCTGGGGCCCGGCGGGCCGCGACCTGACGGCGATTCCCTGCCTGTGGGTTCTGGAGAAGGGGCGCGGCGTCGGCGCCGGACGGGGCCTGGTGGCCGAGGCGGAGAGGGAGGCGAGGGAGCGGAAATCCAGGGGCGTCTGTACCGAGGCCTACTATTGGGATTTCTGGTTCCTGCCCGGCGGCTTCTACGAGAAGCTGGGTTACGCCGTCGTGGAGCGCCGGGGCGAGCGGGCGCTCCTGTGGAAGGTGTTCGATTCTTCCGCCGAGCCGCCGCGGTTTTTCGAGAACGCCTACCGCCACGCACCCGTCCCCGGAAAGGTCGTGATAGACCTCTACTGGAACCGCCTGTGCCAGACCTCGGAGATAGAGGCCCAGCGCGTGCGCGAGGTGGCGGCGGAGTTCGGCGACCGGGTGCTGCTGAACGAGTTCCCGGCCCACGACGCGGGTGTCCGCGACCGGTACGGGCTCTCCCGCGGTATCTACGTCAACGGGAAGGAAATTTTCTGGGGCTACGAGGCGCCGCGGGAGGGCATCCGGGAGACCGTCCAACAGGCGCTGGATTTGCCGGGGGCATAGCTCGCTTCGCTCGGTTCGCCCGCCTGAAGGAAGGACGCCAGGGCCTGATGGTGAGTTCGTCCATACAAAAACGGGCGTCCGGGCGCCCGTTTTACGTCGTCTAACTTTTTTACGGTAAGAGCCGGGGATGCTCCCGGCTCCTCCGTCGGGATTCGCCTGTCGCTCCAATCCTACCGGCTGACCACCATCCGCCGCGTCAGGGTTCCGTCTCCCGCCGTCAGACGGTAGATGTAAACCCCCGCGGTCAGGGCGGCCGCGT is a window of bacterium DNA encoding:
- a CDS encoding 2-isopropylmalate synthase — translated: MSWHIQEKKSVWREPTGKKILIDDRAEPELFREAFPYTAPPMIPFDGKIVPMDPPDEIFITSTTFRDGQQARPPYSVKQTVDLFKLEHKLAGPKGILRKSEFFLYTDKDREAVRQCLELGYAYPKVTAWIRANINDFHLLKGMGLKETGVLTSISDYHIYRKFKKTRQQAVDGFLKVVDAALAEGIEIRCHFEDVTRADYYGCVIPFAQILMERSKEAKIPITIRLCDTMGYGVPYAGAALPRSVPKLVYGLHHEAGVPKSQIEWHGHNDFYKVLINASTAWLYGCMYANGTLLGYGERTGNTPIEGLVFEYAGLRGTLDGMDTVAIHDITDYYQMNFPHQKIPSNMPFVGASFNTTRAGIHADGLTKDEEIYNIFDTTKILNRPPGIAITDKSGLAGIAYWIQTFLSGAKGVDKIDKNDGRVARVAAWVEKQYEEGRTTAISQQEMIEVVAVEFPTMKDEVDKLRRTGFFVQDTQ
- a CDS encoding 3-isopropylmalate dehydratase large subunit; its protein translation is MGLSLAEKIISAHSGGPAAPGELVIADVDAALVQDGTGPLSVRELEKAGKVQAAHPERTVIFLDHASPSPRKELSNAHTILRDFAAKTGVIVSEIGEGVCHQRMVEDYIRPGDLLVGADSHTVTSGALGAFATGMGSTDVAFAIALGKVWLRVPESFKIELTGTFPPGVYAKDLMLSIIGHIGADGATYKSLDFTGPGASGLTMSERFTLANMAVEAGAKAGIFAADEKTREFLAEMGRPGDFSPIAPDPDAVYEKTFAFDLGKIEPTVSFPHTVDNTRPVGEAGGIKIHQAFIGTCTNGRLDDLRIAAGIVKGKKAAAGVRFLICPASRKVYRAALVEGLLETFVDSGATVLPPGCGPCVGIHQGVLGDGEVCIATQNRNFHGRMGNPEGFIYLASPATVAASALAGEITDPRRI
- a CDS encoding 3-isopropylmalate dehydratase small subunit; translated protein: MDVLKGRAFKFGDDISTDHIAPGRYFHLRNDLPKLAEHTLEDADPTFASRVKPGDFVVGGRNFGLGSSREHAPRVIKVCGVSAVLAKSFARIFYRNSFNVGLPALVCDTDGIEDGDELEVNLGSGVIRDLTKGSELRFTPIPDSMRALLADGGLTEHIIKHGTFKL
- the icd gene encoding isocitrate dehydrogenase (NADP(+)), yielding MSPEKITVRDGRLEIPDQPVIPFIEGDGIGPDITRASMHVWNAAVEKLYGGRRKIHWKEIYAGDKAFEKTGSYLPDETIEDIAEYVVAIKGPLTTPVGGGFRSLNVSLRQILDLYACVRPVKYYRGVPSPMREPEKLDVVIYRENTEDVYAGIEWEEGTPEAKKLIAFIGDELGKKIRPDSGIGIKPISITGSKRLARKAIKHAVDHELASVTFVHKGNIMKYTEGAFKLWGYELALDEFRDEVITEVELWDQVMAEDGVTPTIKDGAFAGLRGGKPAGDPGGRVVVKDRIADQMFQQVLLRPDEYDVLATPNLNGDYLSDACAAQVGGLGIAPGANIGDYVALFEATHGTAPKYRGLDKVNPSSLLLSGVMLLEYLGWNEAAEAIKTALEKTILDRVVTYDLARQLDGVRPVKASEFAKAIAANLP
- a CDS encoding tetratricopeptide repeat protein, whose translation is MNCSCCGRESAEDFRFCPYCGVILGADDSECYRREGARLRSRGKIVDAINAYEKAAKLVKDDPSLYKNLGDLYYLHGEPDRAIVTLKHSLDLLENQSFTWYALGIAYYRSGYVGKAVEALKRCLDCDPDFAMAYYWLGIACYHMGDLPRAKEYNEKLIKLHPESRIANYHLGIVCNALGEYAKAIENFREVEERNPNDPALMYHMGYAYSCLYQMPKALEKLRRALEINPNHRQAKILLDNYLESGEP
- a CDS encoding Vms1/Ankzf1 family peptidyl-tRNA hydrolase, with the translated sequence MENDAKRVTPRQITEALMRELALLAEGDRTVLSVYLDLSQGWDRATGFVARESSRLERLVSGEEREYLEASVSFLADFLKRKKMHGFAGPGLAFFADLGADYVRGVELPAPPEPLLAVDSGAVLFPLAVQLDEYEPVGVILVDASGARILVTAGETAEAEDSLREKIHHRSKVGGWSQMRYQRRREKQVKHLAKELADRAEEIFREEGINRVVLAGHARMIAALKEELPPSLVEKVIGEIPWNLKEGDSELLEKMEPLVEAVEREQEKSLLEHLTAGLRRGGLAVAGVEDAELALQMGAVDVLLIGDGIAADARERLTDLAESTDAHVEYVPGKSETLDGLDGVGALLRFKVRR
- a CDS encoding GNAT family N-acetyltransferase, producing MAQLEIREMDPSTEYFVGTCSHVGESAEIDACGRRRLGWLNEMRERGLRVHVALLDSGPVGFIYSMPIEVSPWGPAGRDLTAIPCLWVLEKGRGVGAGRGLVAEAEREARERKSRGVCTEAYYWDFWFLPGGFYEKLGYAVVERRGERALLWKVFDSSAEPPRFFENAYRHAPVPGKVVIDLYWNRLCQTSEIEAQRVREVAAEFGDRVLLNEFPAHDAGVRDRYGLSRGIYVNGKEIFWGYEAPREGIRETVQQALDLPGA